The DNA region AGTTCGATTCGGATGATCCGGCGATCTGGGTTAACCGGGCCGATCCGGCGAAGAGCTTGATCATCGGGACGGACAAGGAGACGGGCGGCGGGCTTTATGTGTTCGATCTGGAGGGGAAGATCATCCGCGAGAAGACGGTGAGCGGGTTGCAGCGGCCGAACAACGTGGATCTCGAATACGGGCTGATGCTCGGCGGGAAGCCGGTGGACATCGCGGTGACGACGGAGCGGTTGACGAACAAGCTGCGGATCTTCGCGGTGCCGACGATGGCGGCGGTCGATGGCGGCGGGATCGAGGTGTTCGTCGGAGAGACGTTGCGCGATCCGATGGGGATTTCTCTCTATAAGCGCGCGAGTGACGGGGCGGTTTTTGCTATCGTCGGGCGCAAGAGCGGGCCGTCGGGGAGTTATCTGTGGCAGTACCGTCTGGAGGACGACGGCGCGGGGGCGGTGAAGGCGACGTTGGTGAGGAAGTTTGGTGCGTACAGTGGAAAGAAGGAGATCGAGTCGATCGCGGTCGATGACGCGGCGGGGTACGTTTACTACAGCGATGAGATGGCGGGTGTGCGCAAGTACGCGGCCGATCCGGATGCGGCGGAGGCGGGGCGTGAACTGGCGTTTTTCGGGCAGAAGGACTTCGCGCGGGATGTGGAGGGCGTTTCCATTTACGAGGTCGATGCGGCGACGGGGTACATACTCGTTTCGGACCAGCAGCGGGACACGTTTAATATCTACAGGCGCGAGGGAGATGCGGCGGGTGCGCATGTCCATACGCTCGTGAAGACGGTGTCACTTTCGACGTTGGAGAGCGACGGGAGCGAGGTGACGAGCGCGGCGTTGTCGTCGGCGTTTCCGGGCGGGCTGTTCGTGGCGATGTCCACGGACAAGACGTTTCACTTCTACTCGTGGGAGCAGATCGCGAACGCGCCGGGGGAGCAGTTGAAGAGCCGGAAGTAGGCGGCTGAGGAAAAAAAGAGGCCGGACTTTTTAAGAGTCCGGCCTCGGGAAATTAAGCTGACTGGCGCGAGTCGAAGGCGTTCTACAGGCGCGGCTGGCGGGGCCAGCGAGCCGGAAGATCGCCTTCCGACTTACTTGGTACTTGAGGGCTGTTCTTTGGCGCGGCCGGAGAATTGGGCGGTGAAGGGAATGTCGGACCAGATCTGGGCGGCTGAGGGAAGGCTGATGGCGGGCGCGCGGAAGATCGGGCGGTTCCATTGCACGTCGTACTGAGGGACAACGAGAACGGTGGTGGGCTCGCTGGAAGGAGGCATGGTGTTTTCTGGAATGAAGAG from Nibricoccus aquaticus includes:
- a CDS encoding phytase, coding for MVTFRRSLFFVSVSALLASVACSSPQSSSVARIAPVRVTEAVQFDSDDPAIWVNRADPAKSLIIGTDKETGGGLYVFDLEGKIIREKTVSGLQRPNNVDLEYGLMLGGKPVDIAVTTERLTNKLRIFAVPTMAAVDGGGIEVFVGETLRDPMGISLYKRASDGAVFAIVGRKSGPSGSYLWQYRLEDDGAGAVKATLVRKFGAYSGKKEIESIAVDDAAGYVYYSDEMAGVRKYAADPDAAEAGRELAFFGQKDFARDVEGVSIYEVDAATGYILVSDQQRDTFNIYRREGDAAGAHVHTLVKTVSLSTLESDGSEVTSAALSSAFPGGLFVAMSTDKTFHFYSWEQIANAPGEQLKSRK